AGCACCGCTTCCGCCGTCGACTTCCATGGCTATTTCCGTTCCGGTATCGGTTCCACCGTGGGTGGTGGCGACCAGGCCTGCTTCCAGGCTCAGGGCGCCGGCGCCAAGTACCGTCTCGGTAACGAGTGCGAAACCTACGCCGAAGTCCAACTGGGCGACGAAGTCTGGAGCGAGGGTGATACCAGCTTCTACGTCGACTCGATGATCGCCTACGTCACCGACCAGGAAAACGACGGCGAATTCAGCTCCGATGACGACGCCAATATCGGCGTGCGCCAGTTCAACGTGCGCGGCACCAACGTCATCAAGTCGCTGCCCGGCTCCACCCTGTGGATCGGTAAGCGTTACTACAAGCGCCACGACATCCACATCAACGACTTCTACTACTGGGACGTATCCGGCCCTGGCGCCGGCCTGGAAGACATCGATGTGGGCACCGGTAAGCTGCACGTGGCCTGGACCCGCTCCACCAACGACGAGACCGGCACCAATGTGGACGACGATGACGAGGTCACCAACGACATCATCGACGTGCGCTGGACCGACATTCCGGTCAACCCCAACGGCAACCTGGAAGTCGGCTTCGACTACGGCAGCGCCAACCTGACTGACGAACAGGAAGACGCCGGCGTCGAGGACGACCAGAACGGCTACCTGGTCACCGCCGAACACCACCAGACCGAATTCCTGGGTGGTTTCAACAAGTTCACCGTGCAGTACGCCACCGACTCCATGATCGGCGGCCCGGGCAAGGCCAACAGCAGCGCCGTCAATGAGGGCGACATGCTGCGGGTTATTGATCACGGTGTGATCCCGCTGGGCAGCAAGATGGACATGTTCTACGCCGCCATCTATCAGGATGTCAGCCTGGACGACGACACCGGCGCGCGCTGGCTGTCAGCCGGTGTCCGCCCGACCTATTACTGGAGCCAGTTGATGAGCACCGCCGTGGAGGTGGGGCTGGACCAGGTGTCGCCGGAAGCCTCGGGAGAGGACGACTACGACCTGCAGAAGATCACCCTGTCCCAGCAGTGGGAACCGGACGCGACCTTCTTCGCCCGGCCGCAGCTGCGTCTGTTCGCGACCTACGCCCACTGGAGCGACAACTACAACGCCGCCAGCGAGTCCATCGAGGACAGCGAAACCGACGGCCTGACCTTCGGCGCCCAGGCCGAAGTCTGGTGGTAACGCCAGCCTAGGCAACGATGCGGGCGGGCTGCCCCTTCCTCGGTCCGCCCGCATCACACTGGACGCGACGCCGTTTTGCTCCCCAACAACAGCGCTGCCCCAATCAGACACAGACCAGCGATCCGATCCAGCCGGCGTCGGGCCACCCCAGTCAACCGCTGCGCCAGCAAAGCCGCACTGCTGCCATAGAGAGCAAGAAAGGCGGCATCCATGGCCAGGTAAGTCACGCTGAGCAGCAGGAATTGCGGCCAGAACGCCAGCTCCGAGTCGATGAACTGCGGGAACAGCGCGGCGAAGAACAGGATCGCCTTGGGATTGGCGGCCGACGTTACAAACCCCTGCCACCACAGCTGGCGCCCGCTCGCGAAAGCCCCCCGCGTTATGCCGCCGGTTCCGGCCCGGCGAAAGGTACGCACACCCAACCACAACAGATAGGCCACCCCGGCCCATTGCAGGGCCGCAAAAACAGAGCCTGACGCCAGCACCAGCGCACCAACACCCAGCCCGGCCGCCAGCATCTGCAACAGATTGGCGGACAGATCACCCGCCGCGGTCAGCAGCGATCGTCGGAAGCCGTTACCGATGCTGTTCGACAACATCAGCAGCTGGCTCGGCCCAGGCGTACACATCAGCACCAGGACCGTGGCCACATAGACACTCCATGTCTCCAGCGTCATCTTCGAATCCTCCCTGATTCTCGAATGTTATGGCGCTACCGATTCTGCGACGCCAGTAATCCCGCCCCCGCACAGGCCAGTGCTCCGGCGCAGCCGCGGTTGAAAAGACGCTGCCGGAGTGGTTGGGTGAACCAGCTCTGCAGCAGTTTTCCACAGACGCCGTATCCGGCGATGACCAGCCACTCCATCAACAGGAATACCGCACCAAGTACCGCGAACTGAGCCGGCACCGGGGCTGAGGTATCGACAAACTGGGGAAAGAAAGCGGTAAAAATCAGGATGGCCTTGGGGTTGCCGGCAGCGATCAGAAATTCCCGTCGTGCACCGTCCAGCTGCCCCACAGGGCGAGCCGGTTCGGCATCCGGCATTGCGGCCACCTCCGAAGTCCACATCTGGTAGGCCAGCCAGAACAGGTAGAGCGCGCCGGCTACCTTCAGCGCCAGGAAAAACAGTTCCGAGGTATACAGGATCACCGCCAGTCCGTAGGCGGCCAGCGCGATCATCAAGACGAACGCCACCAAGCGCCCCAGCCCGGCCAGCACAGCGTACCGCAGACCGTACCTTTGACCGTGGGTCATCGCCATCAGATTATTGGGGCCGGGAAACGCATTCAGGGCGAAGCACGCGGGGATGAAGAGCCAAAGCGTTGAAAATTCCATGTTCCACTCCCTGGTCGATGGATAAAGGTTGGTTGTGGTCTCTCAGTGGCGCTCGCTCAGCGCCAGGCGGACCAGTGCAGCAAGCTGTATTCAAACATCGCGTCCCTTCCTGTCGGTGATCTCGCGCCGGCACCGCAATGAATAACATTACAAATTATTCACCACTTCATCCAGAATCGTGTAATCTGCTTGGGCGTCCCTGCGCCCATCGTGATCCGGCACCGGACGACGCAACCATGGATCCAGCTTATCAGTTAGCGGATGTCGGTGCCGTTCCATGTCGATCAGCAATCCTTCTCGATCCAGCCTTTTTACTGGCCCGGTATGGTTCGCCAATGCCGCCCTTTATCTGCTGGTTTGCCTGCTGGCCCTGTTGCCGCGATGGAGTACGGCCCAGCCTGTAATCGATGTCACCGACCATGAGAACGGCCGTCAACGCACCGGCCAGGCCGCCATCTGGCACGACCCCGGCGCCCGGGCCACCCTCGACGACGCGCTGACCGCCCTGCGCCAGCAGCGCTTCACGGCCTTGGACAGTGCCGGCTCCACCGGCATGAAACCCGGCGCTTTCTGGTCCCACTTCCGCCTGCGCAACACCACCGATCGTCCCCTGACGCTGAACCTGGAATACGTGGATCACCAGCTCATCGAGCTGACCGCCTTCGCCCGCAGCGACGGCACGCCCTACGTCCCGATCGCCGACCTGTCGATGCACCGGCCATTCAACCAGCGGCCGGTGGTCCACAACCGGTTCGTGGTGCCGGTCGACCTGGCGCCGGGCGAGACCCGCGACCTGCTGCTGCGCCTGAGCTCCGACGAGCTGGGCTTCGTCTTCCCCAGCCTGCGCATCTGGTCGCGGGACAACCTCGTGGCCGCCCATACCACCGAATCCAGCGCCATCGCCTTCCTGTTCGGGGGATTCTTCCTGATGGGCCTGTTCGCCTTCTGCGGCGGCGTGGCCACCGGCGAGCGTACTTTCTTCGCCTACGCGGTCTATTCCCTGTCCAAGATCACCTGCTGGGCGACGATCCTGGGCTACACCCACCAGTACCTGATTCGCGATGATTTCCAGTGGCACTACATGTCCATCAGCGGGGCCGTCACCATTCTATGCGGTCTCACGTTCGCCCGGATTTTCCTCGCCACCCGCGAACACACCCCGCGCCTGGACCGCCTGCTCCAGCTGATGATGGCCAACGCGGGCCTGCTGCTGATCGCCGCGCTGTTCCAGATCAAGGTCCTCGCGCTGGCCACCATCACCCTGGCCCTGTTGCTGTACCCGGTGATGATCCTGGTGGGTCTGGTTCGCTGGCGCCAGGGTTCCCTGGAGGCCGCCATCTTCGCCGTCGCCTGGTCGCTGCTGGTCGTCGGCCTGGTGGTGCAGGCCTGCCGCGACCTGGGGCTGGTGGAACACAACCTGTTCAACTATTACTGGCCGCCGGTGGCGTCCTTCACCGAGATGCTGACCATCATGGCCGCCATGGGCTTCCGGGTGCGGCGACTGCGCCAGGAGAGGCGCCAGTACCGGCGCCAGCTCGAACAGTCCAAGGCCGACCTGGAGGCCCAGGTGCAGGCGCGGACCCGGGAACTGGAAGACGCCATCCAGACCGCTGAGCGTGAGGCTCGCACCGATGCCCTGACCGGCACCCGCAACCGTCGCAGCTTCCTTGGCGACTGCCGACAGGCGATTGAGCTGGCCCGGCGCCAGGGACGCCCGATCAGCCTGCTGATGTTCGACATCGATCACTTCAAAACCATCAACGATACCCACGGTCACTCGCTGGGCGACGAATCCCTGCGCGCGTTTACCCGCGCCATCGTCGAGCAGATCCGGGAGTCCGACGTATTCGGCCGGTTGGGGGGCGAGGAGTTCGGTCTGCTGATCAGCGAACATCCCGACGACGCCCTGGTCACCGCAGAGCGCCTGCGCACGCGCATCGGCCGGATCCGGGTGCTCAACGGCAAGCGCACGATCCGCTTCACCTCCAGCATCGGCGTCGCGCACATGACGCCGGACAGCGACATCGACAGCCTGCTAAAACAGGCCGACCAGGCCCTCTACCAGGCCAAGCGTGACGGGCGTGACAACGTGGTGGGTCTGGACTGGGGCGGCGAGCCGCAGGCGGTCTCCTGACGACCACGGCCACCCCGGCAACGGGAAGATCAACGCAGTGACCCGCCGCGGCTGAAGCCGCCGCGGGTCGTGGGATCAGCGGATCCAGTAACCGGACAGGTCGGACGCCGGCAGGTACACCGCCAGGGCGTCGTCGTCCGTATACAGCGGCTCGGCCTCCAGGTAGCCCCGTGCCAGGCTGCCACCACAGTCATCGCCGGTGATCGCCACCGCCAGCACCTGGCCGTCCAGGGCCGGGCTCACGGTGCCCACGGTTTCGCAGCCGTTCGCCGCCAGGCTGAACTGGCCGTCGCTGGCCAGGGTCAGCGGATACAGGGCGCCGTCGATGCGCAGCTGGTAGTCGCCCGCCAGGTCGGATACCGCCGGGGCGGTGGCGTCGTTGACCGCGTCCAGCCGCACCGACACGCCGTCGATGTCGCAGGTCAGGTGGTCACCGCCGGTGTCGCATTCCGCGCCGGCAAAGCTCACCGCACCGCTGCCGGTGTCGAACGTGCCGCTGTACTCGGTGCGCCGGTCCTGCTCATCCAGCCCGACAAACGTCAGGTTGTCGTTGCCGATCAAAGTCACCGTGGCCAGGTTGGGCTGGCCGTCCGCATCCTGATAGACGCCGCTGTACTGGCCGACGACGCTGTCCAGCGCCACGCTGTCGTCGTCACTGTCGGATCCGCCGCAGGCCGCCAGGGCCAGTGTCGCGCCGAGCATCGTCAGGCCCCGCAGATACGGGAATCGCTTGGTGTCCGTCATCATGGCCCCCATCACTCGCTCAGTGCGTTGAGTTTCTGGGCGGTCAGCGCCACCTTGGCGCGACTGGCCTGCACGTGGGCATCGATGGTGCTGATGGTGACGTAGCCTTCCTGCACCCGTTTGCCTTCGGCATTGGCGCTGTCGTCATCAACCAGTCCGCCCGTGAACGAAATCCCGGACGCGCCCGCATAGGCGGCCCGCGCCTGGGCCAGGGCCTCGGCTTCGGTCAGGGAGCTGTCGGCCGCCATGATGCTGGCTGCCACATAGCTCATCATCAGGTCGTTCTCGGACATATCCTCGACGAACATGGCGTCGTAGCCGCCGGCGTTCCAGGCCACGTCGGTGAAGCGGTAGCCCAGGTGGTTGGCCACGTCGTCCGGCGTATTGACGTTGAGGCCGGTGAACGGCGGCAGCAGCGCCTCGCCGGCGGCGCGGCCGGCGTCCAGTTGGTCGACGATGTCGATGACGATCTGGGCCACGGTCGTCGCCTTGGTGGCGTCCCCGTCGGCCGCGCTCACCGCGATCGCCGGGATGCCCCGCGCGATGCTGATCATGGCGGCGCCGAGGGTGCCGGAGTTGTTGTTCATGTAGCCCAGGTTATTGCCCTCGTTGGGACCGGAAATCACCAGATCCGGCGCTGCGCCCCAGACCGCGGGCGCCACCACGTCCAGCCCGTGCAACACCGCCATCACCGGGGTGCCTTCGGTGAAATCCTCAAAGGCGACGGTTTCATCGGTGTCGCCGACGCAGTATTCCTGCTGGCCGGCCTTGCTGTCGTCCACGGAGACCGGTTTGAGGAAATTCAGGGCACCGCCCTTTCCGCTCTGGCCGGTACACGGCGCCGACATGATCACGTTGTGACCGGCCGCCTGCAGGGCGCTGAACATCGTCTGGATGTTATCGGTCTCCCAACCGTCGTCGTTGGTCAGCAGAATGTTGAGGGCGGACGCCTGCCCGCTGAAAATCAGGGTGCCGGCCAGGGCCAGCGGGGCGAGGGATGTTTTCATGGGTTTACTCCTGTCATTGGGTGAAAAGCAGGAGCAGCTTCGGCCCGGCGCATGTCCGAACCGTGAAAAAGACATCCCAGAACGCTTTTGGATATCTCCGGAACGTGCCGTGAGAGGATCAGGTGACGATTTCTTCCAGGTGCCGCAGCGCCGGCTCGATGGCTGAGGCCGGCAGGGCCAGCCGGTAGCGGGACTGGGCACGGGTGGACACACGCTCACTCTCGAACAGGTAGGGCGCCGCCAGCGACTCGCCGAATCGCTGGATCAGCTCGTCCTTGATGCGATTGCGGTTCTGGTCGAGGGTCTTGGAGCGCAGGCCGTTCTCGCGCAGGTCGTTGATCGCCTTGGCGTGGCCGTCATGGGCGGCCATGAAGTCCGCCAGCCAGCGCCCGGCCGCCCGGTCGGGCCGGTTCGACGGCGGGTTGGCGTACCATCCGTCGCCATCAGAGCCACCCTCGCAGCGCTGACGCGCGTACCAGAGGTAATAGAACAAAGGCGTTCGCGGCAGCGCCACGGCACTGCCGCGCACCCGCACTTCGGCCCGTTCCAGATCAAACGCAAGATGGTCGTCCCGGCGGGCCACGGCCAAGGCCGCTTCGGCATCCCCGGCGTGATGGGTCAACGCCCACAG
This DNA window, taken from Marinobacter bohaiensis, encodes the following:
- a CDS encoding maltoporin; translated protein: MRNNKNPLFRRQSLSAAVAALLVSSTASAVDFHGYFRSGIGSTVGGGDQACFQAQGAGAKYRLGNECETYAEVQLGDEVWSEGDTSFYVDSMIAYVTDQENDGEFSSDDDANIGVRQFNVRGTNVIKSLPGSTLWIGKRYYKRHDIHINDFYYWDVSGPGAGLEDIDVGTGKLHVAWTRSTNDETGTNVDDDDEVTNDIIDVRWTDIPVNPNGNLEVGFDYGSANLTDEQEDAGVEDDQNGYLVTAEHHQTEFLGGFNKFTVQYATDSMIGGPGKANSSAVNEGDMLRVIDHGVIPLGSKMDMFYAAIYQDVSLDDDTGARWLSAGVRPTYYWSQLMSTAVEVGLDQVSPEASGEDDYDLQKITLSQQWEPDATFFARPQLRLFATYAHWSDNYNAASESIEDSETDGLTFGAQAEVWW
- a CDS encoding LysE family translocator, coding for MTLETWSVYVATVLVLMCTPGPSQLLMLSNSIGNGFRRSLLTAAGDLSANLLQMLAAGLGVGALVLASGSVFAALQWAGVAYLLWLGVRTFRRAGTGGITRGAFASGRQLWWQGFVTSAANPKAILFFAALFPQFIDSELAFWPQFLLLSVTYLAMDAAFLALYGSSAALLAQRLTGVARRRLDRIAGLCLIGAALLLGSKTASRPV
- a CDS encoding LysE family translocator: MEFSTLWLFIPACFALNAFPGPNNLMAMTHGQRYGLRYAVLAGLGRLVAFVLMIALAAYGLAVILYTSELFFLALKVAGALYLFWLAYQMWTSEVAAMPDAEPARPVGQLDGARREFLIAAGNPKAILIFTAFFPQFVDTSAPVPAQFAVLGAVFLLMEWLVIAGYGVCGKLLQSWFTQPLRQRLFNRGCAGALACAGAGLLASQNR
- a CDS encoding sensor domain-containing diguanylate cyclase, producing MSISNPSRSSLFTGPVWFANAALYLLVCLLALLPRWSTAQPVIDVTDHENGRQRTGQAAIWHDPGARATLDDALTALRQQRFTALDSAGSTGMKPGAFWSHFRLRNTTDRPLTLNLEYVDHQLIELTAFARSDGTPYVPIADLSMHRPFNQRPVVHNRFVVPVDLAPGETRDLLLRLSSDELGFVFPSLRIWSRDNLVAAHTTESSAIAFLFGGFFLMGLFAFCGGVATGERTFFAYAVYSLSKITCWATILGYTHQYLIRDDFQWHYMSISGAVTILCGLTFARIFLATREHTPRLDRLLQLMMANAGLLLIAALFQIKVLALATITLALLLYPVMILVGLVRWRQGSLEAAIFAVAWSLLVVGLVVQACRDLGLVEHNLFNYYWPPVASFTEMLTIMAAMGFRVRRLRQERRQYRRQLEQSKADLEAQVQARTRELEDAIQTAEREARTDALTGTRNRRSFLGDCRQAIELARRQGRPISLLMFDIDHFKTINDTHGHSLGDESLRAFTRAIVEQIRESDVFGRLGGEEFGLLISEHPDDALVTAERLRTRIGRIRVLNGKRTIRFTSSIGVAHMTPDSDIDSLLKQADQALYQAKRDGRDNVVGLDWGGEPQAVS
- a CDS encoding 5'/3'-nucleotidase SurE, which gives rise to MKTSLAPLALAGTLIFSGQASALNILLTNDDGWETDNIQTMFSALQAAGHNVIMSAPCTGQSGKGGALNFLKPVSVDDSKAGQQEYCVGDTDETVAFEDFTEGTPVMAVLHGLDVVAPAVWGAAPDLVISGPNEGNNLGYMNNNSGTLGAAMISIARGIPAIAVSAADGDATKATTVAQIVIDIVDQLDAGRAAGEALLPPFTGLNVNTPDDVANHLGYRFTDVAWNAGGYDAMFVEDMSENDLMMSYVAASIMAADSSLTEAEALAQARAAYAGASGISFTGGLVDDDSANAEGKRVQEGYVTISTIDAHVQASRAKVALTAQKLNALSE